The Chloroflexota bacterium genome has a segment encoding these proteins:
- a CDS encoding SDR family oxidoreductase: protein MIPHFRRLMRRRHEASGERRVGRVKAPPLQACRRCYTSATMRFKDKAVIVTGASAGIGRAIASCFASEGAKVVLAARGKADLEKAAKELEGAGAHVLAVATDISSEAQVKSLFEQAVKRFGAVDVLVNNAARVGRMGHFMEMPAEEWELAFKTNAMGTMFCSREALRVMQPRKSGVIINISSIASLSGFYPTMPYNQSKAAINNLTLDLARIGAADGIRVNALALGPVYTASMGRTVSRALPGPSEKLWDWFGMAKPAGKPLSGEDVAGVVAFLASKEARGVTGQIISMVTRIDDP, encoded by the coding sequence ATGATTCCCCATTTTCGGCGGCTTATGCGAAGGCGGCATGAAGCATCGGGCGAAAGACGTGTCGGGCGTGTGAAGGCGCCGCCGTTGCAGGCTTGCCGCCGGTGCTACACTAGCGCGACTATGCGGTTCAAAGACAAAGCAGTCATCGTCACCGGGGCGAGCGCCGGGATAGGCCGCGCCATCGCCAGCTGCTTCGCGAGCGAAGGGGCCAAGGTGGTCCTGGCCGCCAGAGGCAAGGCGGACCTGGAGAAGGCTGCCAAGGAGCTTGAAGGGGCGGGTGCGCACGTGCTGGCCGTCGCCACGGACATCTCCAGCGAGGCGCAAGTGAAGAGCCTCTTCGAGCAGGCGGTCAAGCGCTTCGGCGCGGTGGACGTTCTGGTGAACAATGCCGCTCGCGTGGGGCGCATGGGCCACTTCATGGAGATGCCCGCCGAAGAGTGGGAGCTGGCATTCAAGACCAACGCCATGGGCACGATGTTCTGCAGCCGCGAAGCCCTGCGGGTGATGCAACCCAGGAAGTCCGGCGTCATCATCAACATCTCGTCCATCGCCTCCCTCTCCGGCTTTTACCCCACGATGCCGTACAACCAGAGCAAGGCGGCGATCAACAACCTGACGCTGGACCTGGCGCGCATCGGCGCGGCGGACGGCATCCGCGTGAACGCCTTGGCCTTGGGCCCCGTATATACGGCCTCCATGGGCAGAACGGTCAGCCGGGCGCTGCCGGGCCCATCGGAAAAGCTGTGGGACTGGTTCGGGATGGCAAAGCCCGCAGGCAAGCCCCTCTCCGGGGAAGACGTTGCCGGTGTGGTGGCCTTTTTAGCCTCCAAGGAGGCGCGAGGCGTCACCGGGCAGATCATCAGCATGGTGACGCGGATAGACGATCCGTAG
- a CDS encoding D-aminoacylase: MQYDLLIKNGRIVDGTGRPAYRGDLAVRGGKIAEIGKISGGAAKTLDADGLVVSPGFFDVHTHYDAQLFWDPIATPSSWHGITTVLMGNCGFTIAPVRPGDRDYLMRLMARVEAISLDVLKNGLDWEWESFGDYLGRMRGKVGVNAAALVGHSALRYYVMGADSYQRAATPDELSRMKAILRQAIADGAIGFSTSQTAHHTGGYGEPVPSRLCAPEELVELASVLKDTGGLIAANPKPGQSEVSEPFQELMISMGRASGCPLLWNSVMHRWDKPKQWQVNLDYMARAAKEGAGIYAVGRYQRMDLEFNLHRTNQLDGAPEWKEFIAKPFSEKMRLIADPPTRLRLREAWDSLAIAQRAVQKMELLHIARTALPQHRQLEGKKLKDVATGQGKHTADALLDLAQAEDLNTQFAYIGFMNGDEAAVRGIVNSSYCLPGVSDAGAHLDTDCGVDFTATLLGHWVREEHALTLEEAVRRLTSMSAKVLGITDRGILREGLAADIVLFNPESIAAQPRELRNDLPKGGRRLVQRATGIRAVIVNGQMLIDDGKATGALPGSIIGAAGKT, translated from the coding sequence ATGCAGTACGACCTCCTCATCAAGAACGGCCGGATCGTGGATGGCACGGGCAGGCCCGCCTACCGTGGCGACCTGGCCGTGCGCGGCGGCAAGATCGCGGAGATCGGCAAGATCTCGGGCGGCGCCGCCAAGACGCTGGATGCCGATGGGCTCGTCGTCTCTCCCGGTTTCTTTGACGTGCACACGCACTATGATGCCCAGCTCTTCTGGGACCCTATCGCCACGCCATCGTCCTGGCACGGCATCACCACGGTCCTCATGGGCAACTGCGGCTTCACCATCGCGCCCGTCCGCCCCGGCGATAGGGACTACCTGATGCGCCTGATGGCCAGGGTGGAGGCCATCTCCCTGGACGTGCTGAAGAACGGGCTCGATTGGGAGTGGGAGAGCTTCGGCGATTACCTGGGCAGGATGCGCGGCAAGGTGGGGGTGAACGCGGCGGCGCTGGTGGGCCATTCGGCGCTCCGCTACTACGTGATGGGAGCGGACTCCTACCAGCGCGCCGCGACGCCCGATGAGCTTTCACGCATGAAGGCCATCCTGCGGCAGGCCATCGCCGATGGGGCCATCGGCTTCTCCACATCGCAGACGGCGCACCACACCGGAGGCTACGGCGAACCTGTGCCGAGCCGCCTCTGCGCGCCAGAGGAGCTTGTGGAGCTGGCGTCCGTGCTGAAGGACACGGGAGGGCTCATCGCGGCGAACCCCAAGCCGGGGCAATCCGAGGTCAGCGAGCCATTCCAGGAGCTTATGATCTCCATGGGGAGGGCTTCGGGCTGCCCGCTCTTGTGGAACTCGGTGATGCACCGGTGGGATAAGCCGAAACAGTGGCAGGTGAACCTGGACTACATGGCGCGCGCGGCCAAGGAAGGCGCAGGCATCTATGCCGTGGGCAGGTACCAGCGCATGGACCTGGAGTTCAACCTCCACCGGACGAACCAGCTGGACGGCGCGCCGGAATGGAAGGAGTTCATCGCCAAGCCCTTCAGCGAAAAGATGCGCCTCATCGCCGACCCGCCGACGCGCCTGCGCCTCCGCGAGGCATGGGACAGTCTCGCCATCGCCCAAAGGGCGGTGCAGAAGATGGAGCTTTTGCACATCGCGCGAACGGCCCTTCCACAGCACAGGCAGCTGGAAGGCAAAAAGCTCAAGGACGTAGCCACAGGCCAGGGCAAGCACACGGCGGATGCGCTGCTGGACCTGGCCCAAGCGGAGGATCTGAATACCCAGTTCGCCTATATCGGCTTTATGAACGGCGACGAAGCGGCGGTGCGAGGCATCGTCAACTCGTCCTACTGCCTGCCCGGCGTCTCCGATGCGGGCGCGCACCTGGACACGGATTGCGGCGTGGACTTTACCGCGACGCTCCTGGGCCACTGGGTGCGCGAAGAGCATGCGCTGACACTGGAAGAGGCCGTCCGCCGCCTCACTTCCATGTCAGCCAAGGTGCTGGGCATCACCGACCGCGGCATCCTGCGCGAAGGGCTCGCCGCCGATATCGTCCTCTTCAACCCTGAGTCCATCGCCGCCCAGCCGCGCGAACTGCGCAACGACCTCCCTAAGGGCGGCCGCCGCCTGGTCCAGCGCGCCACGGGCATCAGGGCGGTCATCGTGAACGGGCAGATGCTGATAGACGATGGCAAGGCGACAGGCGCCTTGCCGGGAAGCATCATTGGCGCTGCCGGGAAGACCTAG
- a CDS encoding cytochrome c, protein MPLAFVSSDFWQPDRDQWKSWMTFAALALALINVALMRVIWVKAFGLQEATYKRLSRLHRAIGYSAFGIMIFIAVVTCIGIIGYGSYDKRPTWHSWLGISVLALMLIKVLAVRKGLPESPKFRTRAIWLAAAGVVVLAIVAALSTEKATAFVLPLFPAVALLGFLLWKRFGYLPVVGSGLLLTIALLFASSGGWWFADRLNAGDRPNVSSVLGIEGDAELGATVFANNCASCHGRDGHGGFGPNLRSGTFNYRFTNERIAQQVRQGSGSMPGFEASRISDQDLAGLIAFIRNWYTN, encoded by the coding sequence ATGCCGCTAGCCTTCGTCTCTTCCGATTTCTGGCAACCGGACCGGGACCAGTGGAAGTCCTGGATGACCTTCGCGGCGCTGGCCCTGGCGCTCATCAACGTGGCTCTGATGCGCGTGATCTGGGTGAAGGCCTTCGGCCTGCAAGAGGCCACGTACAAACGACTTTCGCGCCTCCATCGCGCCATAGGCTATTCAGCATTCGGCATCATGATCTTCATCGCCGTCGTCACCTGCATCGGCATCATCGGCTACGGCAGTTATGACAAGCGCCCAACATGGCACTCGTGGCTCGGCATATCGGTGCTGGCGCTGATGCTCATCAAGGTCCTCGCCGTGCGTAAGGGACTGCCGGAATCGCCGAAGTTCCGCACGCGGGCGATCTGGCTGGCAGCGGCAGGCGTCGTCGTCCTGGCGATCGTCGCGGCCCTATCCACGGAAAAGGCGACGGCCTTTGTCCTACCGCTCTTCCCTGCGGTGGCGCTCCTTGGCTTTCTCCTATGGAAGCGGTTCGGCTATCTGCCCGTCGTCGGCAGCGGGCTCTTGCTGACCATCGCCCTGCTCTTCGCCTCCAGCGGCGGTTGGTGGTTCGCCGACCGGCTGAACGCGGGGGACAGGCCGAACGTCTCCAGCGTGCTGGGCATCGAAGGCGATGCCGAGCTTGGGGCAACCGTCTTCGCAAACAACTGCGCCTCATGCCATGGCAGGGACGGACACGGAGGCTTCGGCCCCAACCTGCGGAGCGGGACCTTCAACTATCGCTTCACGAACGAGCGCATCGCCCAGCAGGTGCGGCAGGGAAGCGGCAGCATGCCGGGCTTTGAGGCGTCCCGCATCTCCGACCAAGATCTGGCAGGGCTGATCGCCTTTATCCGTAACTGGTATACGAACTGA
- a CDS encoding histidine kinase, whose protein sequence is MFTKIRNQLLVWNLLVLIGLLVALGLGIYFVTANVLYNAADDSLREKSRDTVQNLVFRPGSNFVLPRTGFRGDAFYLGIDPSGQIFQNPQNVDVSSSPDPEGFRKALTGEPQFGTIEVSGKDVRVYSVLVTTPSGRPLGVLQVGTSIESQEAALRKLAWILGLSEAGALLLAILGGWFLAGRAMVPITRAFDRQRRFVADASHELRTPLTLIRSSGELLARHGAQTVDQNRHLVESIVSETEYLNGLVSGLLTLAQSDAGRLPLRLEPVDLGEMAHRLTDGVRPLALERGLQVQCLAMPGRLYASADRERLRQLLLLLVDNAFKYTPGGGKVEIAVTGEHGQTTLAVKDTGKGIAPEHLPHIFDRFYRADQARGREAGGAGLGLSIAKVIVDAHKGTIEVESRVGAGTTVRVRLPQLAHDAAPSRLPEPGTPASAKEQPANP, encoded by the coding sequence ATGTTCACCAAGATACGCAACCAGCTCCTTGTCTGGAACCTGCTGGTCCTGATAGGCCTGCTGGTGGCCCTTGGCTTGGGCATCTATTTTGTTACAGCCAACGTCCTCTATAACGCCGCCGACGATTCTCTTCGGGAGAAGAGCCGGGACACCGTCCAGAACCTCGTCTTCCGCCCCGGCTCCAACTTCGTCCTGCCGCGCACCGGTTTTCGCGGAGACGCCTTCTATCTCGGCATAGACCCCTCCGGGCAGATCTTCCAGAACCCCCAGAATGTGGACGTCTCCTCGTCGCCGGACCCGGAGGGCTTCCGCAAGGCCCTCACGGGTGAGCCGCAATTCGGCACAATAGAGGTCAGCGGAAAGGATGTTCGGGTCTATTCCGTGCTCGTGACGACTCCGAGCGGGCGGCCCTTGGGTGTGCTGCAGGTCGGCACGTCCATCGAATCGCAAGAGGCGGCGCTGCGAAAGCTCGCCTGGATCCTGGGCCTCTCCGAGGCAGGCGCGCTTCTGCTCGCCATCCTTGGCGGCTGGTTCCTGGCCGGGCGCGCCATGGTGCCCATCACCCGTGCCTTCGATCGCCAGCGCCGCTTCGTGGCCGATGCCTCCCATGAGCTGCGCACGCCCCTCACGCTCATCCGCAGCAGCGGCGAACTGCTGGCTCGCCACGGCGCCCAGACCGTTGACCAGAACCGCCACCTGGTGGAGAGCATCGTCTCGGAGACGGAGTACCTCAACGGCCTGGTCTCCGGCCTGCTGACCCTTGCCCAATCGGACGCGGGCCGCCTGCCCTTGCGCCTGGAACCGGTGGACCTTGGCGAGATGGCCCACCGCCTCACGGACGGCGTTCGCCCCTTGGCGTTGGAGAGGGGATTGCAGGTGCAATGCCTCGCGATGCCCGGCCGCCTCTATGCCTCCGCCGATAGGGAGCGCCTGCGCCAGCTCCTCCTGCTCCTTGTGGACAATGCCTTCAAATACACGCCCGGCGGCGGCAAGGTGGAGATCGCAGTCACTGGCGAACACGGCCAGACGACGCTCGCTGTGAAGGACACAGGGAAGGGCATCGCGCCGGAGCACCTGCCGCACATCTTTGACCGGTTCTACCGGGCCGATCAGGCCCGTGGGCGCGAAGCGGGCGGCGCAGGCCTGGGGCTCTCCATCGCCAAGGTGATCGTGGATGCGCACAAGGGGACCATCGAAGTGGAGAGCCGCGTGGGCGCTGGGACCACCGTGCGGGTGCGCCTGCCCCAGCTGGCCCATGATGCCGCGCCTTCCAGACTGCCGGAGCCGGGCACGCCTGCCTCAGCCAAGGAACAACCGGCGAACCCGTAG
- a CDS encoding amidohydrolase yields the protein MPGKRTSAQVRKSLSHPIVDADGHLLEIGPVLFDYLRQVGGAKACESFLKTESATNELFLLAKHRWHDLTWEQRREARLLPPSWWSFPAKNTLDRATVSLPRLLRSRMDELGIDFSVLYPTVAMGFAAIADEELRRVACRAYNTYAAELFRDCADRMTPAAVIPMVTPQEAIEEMEFAVKQLGLKAVMIGIVRRPIPALAKERPDLAHLAFRLDTLAFESAHDYDPLWAACVRLKVAAVSHSRASGWDSRRSYRNGIFNHLGHFGAAGEALCRSLFMGGVTRRFPMLNFGFLEGGSVWGASLYNSLVAHWEKRNPRSLRENLDPAKINRGMLLRLAKEYGHPKVQAKLGEIEAYLNRPFPPPANLDEWEPCKIKRAGDIHDLFVPRFYFGCEADDEMNGYAYNAKANRFGARLRTVMGSDIGHWDVTDTKDVVAEAHELVERDLMTERDFKDFVFTNAVRLHGGMNRDFFKGTPVEREAAKVLARDA from the coding sequence ATGCCCGGAAAGCGCACGTCCGCCCAGGTGAGAAAGAGCCTTAGTCATCCCATCGTGGATGCCGATGGGCATCTCTTGGAGATCGGCCCCGTCCTCTTCGATTACCTGCGGCAAGTGGGCGGCGCCAAGGCGTGTGAGAGCTTCCTAAAGACGGAATCGGCGACGAATGAGCTCTTCCTGCTGGCAAAGCATCGCTGGCATGACCTGACGTGGGAGCAGCGCCGGGAGGCGCGCCTCCTCCCGCCTTCCTGGTGGAGCTTCCCCGCAAAGAACACCTTGGACCGCGCCACCGTCTCCCTGCCGCGCCTCCTGCGGAGCCGCATGGACGAGCTGGGCATAGACTTCTCCGTCCTCTACCCCACGGTCGCCATGGGTTTTGCCGCGATAGCCGATGAAGAGCTGCGCCGGGTGGCATGCCGCGCCTACAACACCTACGCCGCCGAGCTTTTCCGCGACTGCGCCGACCGCATGACGCCTGCGGCAGTGATCCCGATGGTGACACCGCAGGAGGCCATCGAGGAGATGGAGTTCGCTGTCAAGCAGCTCGGGCTGAAAGCCGTCATGATCGGCATCGTCCGCAGGCCGATCCCGGCCCTTGCGAAGGAGCGCCCCGACCTGGCGCATCTGGCCTTCCGCCTAGACACCCTGGCCTTTGAGAGCGCTCACGACTACGACCCGCTCTGGGCCGCATGCGTCCGGCTCAAGGTGGCCGCCGTCTCCCACTCCCGCGCCAGCGGGTGGGATAGCAGGCGCTCCTACCGCAACGGCATCTTCAACCACCTGGGGCACTTCGGCGCCGCGGGCGAAGCCCTCTGCCGCTCCCTCTTCATGGGCGGCGTGACCCGCAGGTTCCCCATGCTCAACTTCGGCTTTCTGGAAGGCGGCTCCGTCTGGGGTGCCTCCCTCTACAACAGCCTGGTAGCCCACTGGGAGAAGCGCAACCCCCGGAGCCTTCGCGAGAACCTGGACCCGGCCAAGATCAACCGGGGCATGCTGCTGCGCCTGGCCAAGGAGTACGGCCATCCGAAGGTACAGGCGAAGCTGGGAGAGATCGAAGCCTACCTGAACAGGCCATTCCCGCCGCCGGCGAATCTCGATGAGTGGGAGCCGTGCAAGATCAAGAGGGCCGGGGACATCCACGACCTTTTTGTCCCGCGCTTCTACTTCGGCTGTGAGGCGGACGATGAGATGAACGGCTATGCCTACAATGCCAAGGCGAACCGATTCGGCGCGCGATTGCGGACAGTCATGGGGTCAGACATCGGGCACTGGGATGTGACGGACACCAAGGACGTGGTGGCGGAGGCCCATGAGCTGGTGGAGCGCGACCTGATGACGGAGCGGGATTTCAAGGACTTCGTCTTCACCAACGCGGTGCGCCTGCACGGCGGGATGAACCGGGACTTCTTCAAGGGAACGCCCGTGGAGCGGGAGGCGGCGAAGGTCCTGGCTCGTGACGCCTAG
- a CDS encoding response regulator transcription factor codes for MHILIVEDEKRLAQIVKQALEEEGHIVELAHDGEQGLEFASTGSYDVIVLDWLLPKLQGPEVTRRLRKAKVATPVLMLTARDAVADRVEGLDAGADDYLVKPFAFQELSARLRSLSRRKVETREPALLAFGKLAMDLKAHHVSYDGQTIDLTPKEFALLEYFMRNQGKVHTREQIADRVWGYGPDITNNVVDLYVHYLRNKLDQKGAKELVKTVRGVGYTLRSE; via the coding sequence ATGCACATCCTCATCGTGGAAGATGAAAAGCGGCTGGCCCAGATCGTGAAGCAGGCCTTGGAGGAAGAGGGCCACATCGTCGAGCTTGCGCACGATGGCGAGCAGGGCCTGGAGTTCGCCTCCACCGGCTCCTATGATGTCATCGTCTTGGATTGGCTGCTGCCCAAGCTCCAGGGGCCGGAGGTGACCCGACGCCTGCGCAAGGCCAAGGTGGCCACGCCGGTGCTGATGCTCACCGCCCGGGACGCCGTGGCCGATCGCGTGGAGGGCCTGGACGCGGGCGCCGATGACTACCTGGTGAAGCCCTTCGCCTTCCAGGAGCTTTCCGCGCGCCTGCGCTCCCTTTCGCGGCGCAAGGTGGAGACCCGCGAACCGGCGCTCCTCGCCTTCGGCAAGCTGGCCATGGACCTCAAGGCCCACCACGTCTCCTATGACGGGCAGACCATTGACCTCACGCCCAAGGAGTTCGCGCTCCTTGAGTACTTCATGCGCAACCAGGGCAAGGTCCACACCAGGGAGCAGATCGCCGACCGCGTCTGGGGCTACGGCCCTGATATCACCAACAACGTCGTTGACCTCTACGTGCACTACCTTCGGAACAAGCTCGACCAGAAGGGCGCGAAGGAGCTGGTGAAGACGGTGCGCGGAGTCGGCTATACCCTGCGGAGCGAGTGA
- a CDS encoding inosine monophosphate cyclohydrolase, whose amino-acid sequence MTSSISLSDGMKRLAANPYPGRGIIVGANSIGTAAVQVYWIMGRSENSRSRVIRREGNAVKVEPLGGRSLAGAELLIYSAMLQVGRRHVVSNGDQTDTIANALASGRTFESAMLSRRHEPDAPHYTPRVAGMVEIELAGEDQAGRPLFTLGKITSNPADGAQSLHSFHSFTKLTPGTGMCIHTYAGDGNPLPSFREDPFLMPLSASVDDIAQKVWESLNAANRVALVAKAIDIATGAVQWKVINRHATA is encoded by the coding sequence ATGACCTCCTCAATCTCTCTCTCAGACGGCATGAAGCGCCTTGCCGCCAACCCCTATCCCGGGCGCGGCATCATCGTCGGCGCGAACAGCATCGGCACGGCGGCGGTCCAGGTCTATTGGATCATGGGCCGCAGCGAAAATTCCCGGAGCCGCGTGATCCGCCGGGAGGGGAACGCCGTCAAGGTGGAGCCGCTGGGAGGCAGATCGCTGGCGGGCGCGGAGCTCCTTATCTACTCCGCCATGCTCCAGGTGGGCAGGCGGCACGTGGTGAGCAACGGCGACCAGACGGACACCATCGCCAACGCCCTCGCCTCAGGCCGCACCTTCGAATCGGCGATGCTCTCACGCCGGCACGAGCCGGACGCGCCTCACTATACCCCCCGCGTCGCCGGCATGGTGGAGATCGAGCTGGCGGGCGAGGACCAGGCAGGAAGGCCCCTCTTCACCCTTGGGAAGATCACCAGCAACCCCGCCGATGGCGCGCAATCCCTCCACAGCTTCCACAGCTTCACCAAGCTCACCCCCGGCACCGGCATGTGCATCCACACCTACGCGGGAGACGGCAACCCTTTGCCCTCATTCCGGGAGGACCCGTTCCTTATGCCGCTGAGTGCATCTGTGGACGATATCGCTCAGAAGGTGTGGGAGAGCCTCAACGCGGCCAACCGCGTCGCCCTCGTGGCGAAGGCGATAGATATCGCGACGGGCGCGGTGCAGTGGAAGGTCATCAACCGGCACGCGACCGCGTAG
- a CDS encoding PDZ domain-containing protein, which yields MDNLQGNEQPVDSASTYSPPPEYPLAGPPPAPKRQGRRMWLIAAGLAAIFILAMGVTIGAVLPDGTATGAPRVQNIVSTDVYDEAKVTSLYDTVIPAIAKIETRQAQASGLPFFSQSQGSGFLVDSDGRFVTNYHVIDGATRVTVILQDGRRSSGEVIGSDPNNDVAVVKVPADFVKGVAPLAFADSAKVRPGQMAIAIGSPLGEQGTVTVGVVSGVNRTLPSVTRRSIVGMISTDAQIFPGNSGGPLLNSSAEVIGINTAVTTGDQARLGYAVPSNTAKSVYLRITSTPGTGGGAVTVKRAWLGVTISTLDAESAANLGLSVQRGVYVTSVVPDSPASKAGLRPATTATGGLAGPGGDVILGVDGKAVATADELIAAFNNKSPGDKVTLRILRSNRETNLEVTLGEFPTSLN from the coding sequence ATGGACAACCTTCAGGGAAACGAACAACCGGTAGACAGCGCATCAACGTATAGCCCGCCGCCGGAATACCCGCTCGCTGGTCCTCCCCCCGCGCCCAAGCGGCAAGGCAGGCGCATGTGGCTCATCGCAGCCGGACTGGCTGCCATCTTCATCCTTGCTATGGGCGTGACCATCGGCGCCGTCCTGCCGGATGGCACAGCCACAGGCGCCCCCCGAGTGCAAAACATCGTGAGCACGGATGTCTATGATGAAGCGAAAGTGACATCCCTTTATGACACCGTTATCCCCGCCATCGCCAAGATAGAGACACGCCAGGCCCAAGCGAGCGGGCTCCCATTCTTCTCCCAATCGCAGGGCAGCGGCTTCCTTGTGGATAGCGATGGCCGCTTTGTCACGAACTACCATGTGATAGACGGCGCGACCCGGGTCACCGTTATCCTCCAGGATGGGCGGCGCTCCAGTGGAGAGGTCATCGGCTCTGATCCGAACAACGATGTCGCCGTCGTCAAAGTCCCCGCGGACTTCGTGAAAGGCGTCGCGCCCCTTGCCTTCGCCGATTCGGCCAAAGTGCGCCCGGGCCAGATGGCCATCGCCATCGGCAGTCCCCTCGGCGAGCAGGGGACCGTGACGGTGGGCGTGGTCAGCGGCGTCAACCGCACGCTGCCCTCGGTCACCCGACGCTCCATCGTCGGCATGATTTCCACGGACGCGCAGATCTTCCCCGGCAATTCGGGCGGGCCGCTCTTGAACTCCTCGGCTGAGGTCATCGGCATCAACACGGCCGTGACCACCGGCGATCAGGCCCGCCTCGGCTATGCCGTTCCCAGCAATACGGCCAAGAGCGTCTACCTTCGCATCACTTCCACGCCCGGCACGGGCGGCGGCGCGGTGACGGTGAAGCGCGCCTGGCTGGGCGTCACCATCTCCACGCTCGATGCGGAGAGCGCGGCGAACCTGGGCCTGAGCGTCCAGCGCGGCGTCTACGTGACAAGCGTTGTGCCGGATAGCCCCGCCTCCAAGGCGGGCCTGCGCCCCGCCACAACCGCCACTGGAGGCCTGGCAGGGCCCGGCGGCGATGTCATCCTTGGCGTGGACGGCAAAGCGGTCGCCACGGCCGATGAGCTGATCGCCGCCTTCAATAACAAGTCCCCCGGAGACAAGGTGACCCTGCGCATCCTCCGCAGCAACCGGGAGACGAACCTCGAGGTCACGCTGGGAGAGTTCCCCACCTCGCTCAATTAG